The following DNA comes from Miscanthus floridulus cultivar M001 chromosome 5, ASM1932011v1, whole genome shotgun sequence.
atgtacctgtggactaatcacctgtgtatctcacataaacataattagtccacctaggttgtcactcaattaccaaaaccacacaaggacctttcacccgacTGCACGGCGCCACGTCTAGAGagatagggagagggagagggagagggagaggaagacaacgcaggggcggaggcggaggcggcggcgtttCTGCGTGAGGAGAAGCGTCAAGCTCAGGAGAGGAGGAGACGAGGTACTTTGAGAAGAATCAGGAAGGAGAAGCTGAAGCTGGGTATATATTTGCTTCACTGGATTCGGACGCGAAGCCGGAGGAAGcggagagaaggagaggagaagctATAGAGAAGGAGAATCGAGGAGAATCTGATTCTAGCAGAATCCGGAAAACCCAATCCTAGACACTCGTTGCAAGGATCGAACGGAGAGAACAGAATCCGGATACCTCAgaggcactgtaggggcggctgaggttataagccgcccctacagttgaatttttttcaaaattctaaatcaaaatgaattattcacatgtaaataataaataatacagtacaaaattttataattattttttatagatatatttacatatacaataactaaaacaactacaacagtttaaaattgcaaaattgaacctttaaaaatgggaaaaaattaaaattttaaaaaattaaaatcaaaactactaaaataattttgagacaccaaatgatctcaaatgagaatttgataagcatcaaagttgtagaggtcatgaagatctacaacttttattttggtcatcttgtcatttgacaaaatttgaacctttcaaatttgaaattttaaaaaatgacaagttcgaaccaaaatttgagaccaaaatgatttcaacataaaaagtgatgaataccaaagttgttcaactcattaatatctacaacttttattttagtcattttatcatttgacaaaaatttaacctttcaaatttgaaattttgaaaaacgacaagttcgaaccaaaatttgagacccaaattgatttcaacataaaaagtgataaataccaaagttgttcaactcatgaatatctgcaacttttattttggtcatttcttcatttgataaattattagcacacattattcactaatcttacacatgtctcatatagtttataaaaccttatgagagatgtgtcacatttgtgaacaatgtcgttaccactttgtcatatgaagaaatgatcaatacaaaagttatagatcttgatgagttattcaactttggtatttatcactttttcagctgaaatcatttgggataccaaaatcttgtctgaagttgcatttttttgaaattcaaaatttaaattgctcaaacttttcatatgtatatattgacaaaaccaaaaaaaaataaattgatagagaatgattttagaaaattttaggaaaaaaatcatcagatttggagttagtatgaggaagaaaaactagttacaaagttgacccacagattaaaaaaagaaatcacactgttcactatgatcatgtaaggatcatctagaacagtgtgatttttctttttaatctgtgagtaaactttgtaactagttgttctccctcgtactaactccaaatgtgatggttttttttctaaaattttctaaaatcatgcttcaatatttaagtttgatcaaacttggatgttacaatgttttacacatattaaaatttgaaatttaaaatttgacaagttcaaactaaattttcaaaccctaaatgatttcagatgtaaaagtgatgaatacaaaagttattcaactcatcaagatctacaacttttattttgtttatcttatcatttgactaaatttaaacctttcaaattttgaaatttgaaaaaagacaaaTAGGCACTGTAGGGacgactggtgattgagccgcctctacataTCAGCCTCCACTGTAGGAGCGGCTCAGATTACCAGCCGTCcgtacagtgccatctgtaggggcggctgggctgatGGGGCCCGATGACGCCCACTATAGGGGTGCCCCCAACcccaaccgcccctatagtaaAAATGCCCCGTTCCAAGTGTGAGAACGTGGCGTAGTGCCACGGCCGGCACCTACCCTAGGATGGATCATCCATCCGAGTGCCATGCATGCCGCCATATACGCATGGGCCGGCACACAGCCATGCATGGTTCACCcccgtccccatccccgtccccgtcccgatTCACGGCGGCCGCCGGTGCTGACGAAGGAGAGGAAAACGCCAAGGCATCAGCCGCTGCACCGCGCGCAATGGCAATGCCCGAACCGATGGATCCAGATCGCGAGTTGCCACCGACCCAACGATCCATCTATCCACACTGGCGCCATCGACAGGCCTGATCTGACCCGTTTGACACACATGCTCCCACCGGCCTGCTGTTTCCGAGTCGGTGTACGTTTGCCAGCCGTGGGACGATCGTCGGCGCGGATGAGGACCGCCATTTCCTCTGCTCGGCGTTGCATCGGTGCAAGCAACGGGGGCTAGCTAGCTAGTGCCAACAGTCACTAGGGCCGTAGCTGCGCGTCTGTTGATGAGTAGTGCTGGCGTCTCTGCATGCGCCTCACAAGTTCCTACGTGCCGACGTGCGTGGCTGCATGCGTGCCCATCTCTGGGCAAAGACCGTCTCCAATGGATGTCCCGTATGGCATCCGTATCCAAAATAGGTTTCGAACAATAGTATTAGCCTCAAACAGAGTTTCTATACATGAGACCTATTTTATGTTACAATAAAGACACAACTCAAATATGAGTATTCTCTCTCTTATAGACATATTTTTAGAAAGGGTTTTCTTTTGGTTGTTGGAGAAGATCAAAAATAGATACGAAACCTTTTACATGTAGCACTGTCTAAACTTGAAATGAGTCTTATATTTTAGGTAATGTTGTGGAAGACAAGTCTTATCCGATGCATAATTAAAGCGCGCGCACCGCACGCATACGGGGCTACCGACGCACGCGTGTACGTACGTGCCGAACTTTATCCTTATGAagttatcagcctgttcgcttgttggtttcagccagcccaaaccagccagccaacagtgtttttctctcacaaaaaaccagcaccagccagcccaaaccaacacCAGTCCCAACCAGCGAATAGTGTTTTTCCATATACGACGTATATTACGCAGCACGAGTGTTCAGTACACTGAATTAGCAGGTTGTACTGTACTAGAGTCTCCTGATCAATCCGGTGACGTAGGACAATGTATATATATACTCCGTATGAAGTTATGAACGTACCAACGAGACTATATATATTGGATCCATCAGTTGACTGAATTGTCACCTGTTTAAACGTGTTTCTGAAGGAGTAACTTTGAGCTCAGCCGGTTTCTCTCGTACTCTTACTTAATTACTCCCTTTGTTTCTCTATATAAATAAATAGCATTTAGGACAAGCAACTAGTACGCCGTTTATCCTTAAGGCCAGTCGAAAGTTTCATATGAGTTTTATTTACATTAAATAGGTTGTCACGTAGATGTTTTTGATGACATgacagaagagagagagaaaaatgagTTTTATCTAGATTTAATCTTTTCTCATGaaatgacacacacacacacacacacacacacatatatatatatatatatatatatatatatatatatatatatatatatatatatatatatatactaccctATAGCTggttacaaaataacttattctgtagccactttgagttacgataattactatgttaatttacgatattataataactccttactaagtggtttactataacgttatggtaaatatccccatgtgttatagtaacccaactatcgtaaatatgtattgacattatcgtaaatagaagtggctacagaataatttattttatagctggctaccgaatatactctccatatatatatatatatatatatatatatatatatatatatatatatatatatatatatatatatatatcgaaaATCCAAGGGATCATATAGTGCATTAAAGGTACAGCGAGGACTACAGACTATGAGGGAATCCCGTCACCGCACGAAAGAAATATCTGCTCCAAACAAAAGGCAATTCCTTTTCAGAGCGCGCCTTGTTTATCAAGGGGGGATAAAGTGCTGAAAGATATGCTGAACTGCATGACACGACCTTTATGCATCAATCAAAACCCACGCATATATGTACACGGAGAGAGCCAAACCGAAAGGCTATCTATCTATCTGGGCCTGCAAGCTTTTGCGCATCGCATGTGGAGGATAAGACGTCGAATCATTGGGTTGGCATGCAACAATTTGCCAATACGGCAGCGCACACATGATGTCTGAATTTCTGATACATATCCAGCGACCAGCCATCCCGCCGTGTATGCACTgatgcgcgcgcgcgcacacacacattgACACACACCGTCGTCGCCGTCCGATCCGTCCCTGCTGGTTCCGCTGCATGCTGCCAACGCAGAGCGCCATCAGATGGACTGGCCTCTCTTGCTTTGTCCAGGGCCACAAGCAATGCATGTACATGTACCGGCGTCATTTATCGTTCTAGGACGAAATGATTCTACGTAGCGGCCTCGGACAGGAGCTGAAAACGATCGGTCCTTGCTGCGCTGCACACGAAAGGGGCAAATCATTTCGGTAGCCAAATTCCACTTAGCCGTTGATGAAGGGCTTCATCCGGTACATGAAGGATGCTGATTGGCTTCTCCGAATGCGATTGTGTGCAGTAGCAGCTTTGGACCAACTCCTAGTGATGCATTGTACCGCCTGGACATCGCGCCAAAGACAAATGAAGATAAAGTAAACAAAGCTGATGGATGGCTACTGATCACAGCTCACAGATGTGCTACCGTGCCCTCAATTGGTGCCCTGAATTTCTGTGATCGTTATCTTTTCAAGGCAAGCAACACAGGCGTGTGTGTGTGCAGTGCTGGGAgtcgtttcttcttcttcttcccaccAGAAGTAGTTTGGTGAGGAGCACACAGAACTGTCTTTGGGTGTGTGTAGGAGGGGGCTACTAggagcaggcaggcaggcagcaggCACGGCCGCGACAGGGGTAGGGCACCACCTTCCTTGTGGAACGCATATGTTCTGTGGGCACGCAGGCGGGCACAACAGATGCGTCACCATGTCCGGCCACTTTTGCCAAGGCGAGGGCGAGCCAGAGCGCTGGCATGGGTCATGGTATGGTAGGGATATACGCATACGCACGCAGTGCAGGAGATGGCAGATGCAAGGTGACGAGTGACCTCTTTTCTGCGCCTTCCTGTGTCTACGCAGGAGATGGCACATGCATGCCTGACCTGAGCGCTGAGCACAGCAGACAGTAGCCCCTCCACCGTCCCGTCGAGACCAGTGCACGGTGCACCGCCGCTCTTGTTGCACTGCAGGGGGAGCTTTACCCTGCATTGTTGTCGACGCCTTGACACGCCAGGTTTGGATTGCAGTAGCGTGCGGTGCACACCTCGTTGCCGACTTGCCGGGAGGGTTTAAGGACTCGAGGGAGGACCGGACGGATCGGAGGAGGACACGCGCCGGCCGCCCACCCGCCGCGCTGCGACCAGGGGATTCGATTGGATCGGCAAAACGCTCTCGGACGCGGACGGGACAGCCGTGAATTGCgccggcgtcgtcgtcgtcgtcgccttctcgCGCGGAACGCCGTGTTGCCTGCCTCCAGCCACGCGGCTCCACCCTCCGTGGCCACCGCCGCGCTCGCTGCTCCGGGTCCTCCGCCGCCGAACGGTGCCACGTAACGCTCGCCACCGATCGCATGACCGCGTAACGAGGATCCTCCCGTGAACGGTACGCCGTACGTGCTCGGCAGGATCCCCATTTCGTCAGCGGTCAGTTGGCCATGGCCCATGATGGGGATCTGTTTGTCCCGTGAGGCCGGGTAGGGTAGCCCGTAGCCACATGGCGGGGCCGCAGGCCGCAGCCGAAACGCGaattctgctgctgctgctttcgTCATTCTGCCATTTTACTCCGAGGATTTGGCCGTTGGCGCTGCAGAAGTGTACGCTCCTGCTCCTGTTTAGCAACTTAACAAGATTTCCGTTCCGTTGCGTGCCAAGCCATCATCATCAGGGTAGGACGACGCACGAGTGTTGCAGAGACACGTACGCATAACGCATACTTCTCCATGTTGCCGTACAGTACAGGAAGCTGCGTGTGTAGCTTGTCTATCTTACGTACGTATTTACCACAGACAATGACAGTTTTCAGGCACTTTGACTCCTCACTAAATTGACTAATAAGGAAGATAAGAACGTATGGGCTTCCCTCCGAACTTTAAACTCTCATACAGACACCATATACGTACGTATTTGGCCTCTTCTCCTACGGTCGGTCCTACCTCTACCTCCCAAGATCAACCTTCCTCTGCAGTCTGCTCTTTATATATACGCCACACCGCTCATTTCCTGCTGCACCAAGTGACACGGGCACAAACACACCGGATTTGCGTTGGCTATTGCGCGCCCACCAACCTTTCAGAGCTAGCTAACTGCTGGTTGGGTGTCCTCCCCTGGACCGTGAAGGAGTCCAGTCCACTACCCCCTCTCTTCCACCTCTGCTCTGTTTGGGTTCAGGCCAGcaggcaggggcggatccaaaggggctGGTTATTTAGCCTCAAATCACCATTAATTTCTAGCCTTAGTCTTAAATCTTTATTATTTAGCCTCCTCTGTGTTCCCATCCTGCATCCGCCACTGCCAGCAGCAGAGGGTTCAAGGCCAGCGATAAGCAAAGAAGAAGTTGAAGGGCCGTAGTCCGAGATGGAGCATATCGCCAAGTTTTTCTTCGGAGTTTCTGGTCAGTGTCATCATGCCATTGCTGCCTCTAGCTGATGATGGTCTTCTCTTGTTCTTGTATAATACTGCACCTATCTGAGCTGTGGTTTAGTGGGTTCGTCTAATCTCTATTGGATCTGTTTGCTAGGGAATGTCATTGCGCTCTTCCTCTTCCTGTCGCCTGTGTAAGTTTTTGATTCCATGTACCTGAATCCTTCTGTTCCTCACTGTCCGCGTCCATGCGTAAAAAAATGAAAGCAGAGAAGCAATATATTACTTACTACTCCTACATGACAAAGACTAGAACAAGGGGAGAATGGATGAGTGGGGAGAGAGGTTTTAGCATCTTTTAGGTTCAATCCTAGCTTTCTAGTGAAACTCtgaatttcatttttttttaaaacaagCATCTAAGCATCTTTTCTCCATCCGgaatgcttcttcttcttcttcacagcCATGCCGCACCTTTTTCTTGCCTCCTCTGCCTCCGCCGTCAGGGGCAGCACAGCACGGCGCATGTTTGTTTCCTCTGACCGGTGAGAAAATCTGGCGAATTCTTTGCAGTGTCACCTTCTGGAGGATCATCAGGAAGCGGTCGACGGAGGACTTCTCCGGCGTGCCCTACAACATGACGCTGCTCAACTGCCTCCTATCAGCTTGGTAACTAACTGCTCTCAGAGAGACACGACCTTTCGATGAGCACTTCGCATCATTTCTGTTTCTTCAGTAAATTGACTCGCAGATTAATTAGAGGCTTTAGCTATTCTTCAGCGGGTTCTTGTGATATGATATATATTATGACACTGCAAAGAATGGTAGAGTGGCCAGATTAATCAGTATACAGTAGATACTGTGTACTTTTGTATTCTTGTGACATGATATATATTATGCAGTGGCTCTAAACCAGTAAAACCGGCGTGTAGTATAGTTTTACATTTCAGAAATGCTGCATGGTTTGCTGGcctggatgaagcaaacacttgGCTCTTAGCGTAGCCTCTGGCCAACCCACTCGCCAGCACTGTGACAACGACTGCAATGAAAGGGAAAAGGTTTTATTGCACTGCACCACAGCCCGTGGGAGCAGCCTGTCGGCATTGCCAGGATGGAGATGACTTGTGGGCCTCGCGGCCCTTGTGCTCGCACATGCAGCTTCACATTCAAGTGTTTGTATTGTAGGTCCAAACAGATAGTTTTCATGCCTTTTCTTTTTGGTTATGATGCTGATGGAAGATTTTGGTTATGATGATGGAGGATTTGGCTGGGCAAGAAAATTCAAGGCGTCCCATTTGGTTTTCACGAACCCTTGCATGCATGTGAAGATCGATGTGCTAGCTCATCAATCATCATGCATTCGTCTGAATTTTGTGTTGATTCGTTTGTGTGAAATTTATATGCATACAGGTACGGCCTGCCGTTCGTGTCCCCGAACAACATCCTGGTGTCGACGATCAACGGGACGGGGTCGGTGATCGAGGTCATCTACGTGGTGATCTTCCTCATCTTCGCGGTGAACCGGCGGGCCAGGCTCCGCATGCTGGGCCTCCTCAGCATCGTCGCCTCCATCTTCACCACCGTGGTGCTCGTCTCGCTGCTGGCCCTCCATGGCAACGCCCGCAAGGTTTTCTGCGGCCTCGCCGCCACCATCTTCTCCATCTGCATGTATGCATCGCC
Coding sequences within:
- the LOC136450892 gene encoding bidirectional sugar transporter SWEET1a-like isoform X1 — protein: MEHIAKFFFGVSGNVIALFLFLSPVVTFWRIIRKRSTEDFSGVPYNMTLLNCLLSAWYGLPFVSPNNILVSTINGTGSVIEVIYVVIFLIFAVNRRARLRMLGLLSIVASIFTTVVLVSLLALHGNARKVFCGLAATIFSICMYASPLSIMRLVIKTKSVEFMPFLLSLAVFLCGTSWFIYGLLGRDPFVSIPNGCGSFLGLVQLILYFIYRKNKGPAAPVGKGEAAAAADVEDAKKVAAAVELADATTNKAAADSKVVASQV